One window from the genome of Paraclostridium sordellii encodes:
- a CDS encoding flavodoxin family protein, producing MKVLLVNGSPHLKGCTYTALTEVAKSLGSNGIETEIFQVGTKPICGCIGCGSCYKTGKCFMDDVVNEFVEKAKEADGFVFGSPVHYAAASGALTSFLDRAFYSGGKHLAYKPGACITSARRGGTTATFDQINKYFTINNMPVVSSQYWNMVHGSNPEEVKKDLEGMQTMRVLGSNMAWLMKCIKLGKANGINIPEKEDRLRTNFIR from the coding sequence ATGAAAGTATTATTAGTAAATGGAAGTCCTCATTTAAAAGGATGTACTTATACAGCGCTTACAGAAGTAGCTAAATCATTAGGATCAAATGGAATAGAAACAGAAATATTTCAAGTAGGTACAAAACCAATCTGTGGATGTATAGGTTGTGGTTCATGCTATAAAACTGGAAAATGCTTTATGGATGATGTGGTAAATGAGTTTGTAGAAAAAGCAAAAGAAGCAGATGGATTTGTATTTGGATCACCAGTTCACTATGCAGCAGCATCTGGTGCACTAACTTCATTTTTAGATAGAGCATTTTATAGTGGAGGAAAACACCTTGCGTATAAGCCAGGAGCATGTATAACAAGTGCTAGAAGGGGAGGAACTACTGCAACTTTTGACCAAATTAATAAATATTTTACGATAAATAACATGCCAGTTGTAAGTTCTCAATACTGGAATATGGTACATGGAAGCAACCCAGAAGAGGTTAAAAAAGATTTAGAAGGTATGCAAACTATGCGTGTTTTGGGAAGTAATATGGCATGGTTAATGAAGTGTATTAAATTAGGAAAAGCAAATGGTATAAATATACCTGAAAAAGAAGATAGACTAAGAACTAATTTTATCAGATAA
- a CDS encoding CarD family transcriptional regulator, with the protein MFNINDYIMYGTTGVCKISDITNEKFINGEHRKYYVLTPIYCNDTIIKTPVDNKKVSMRKIISKEDAHLLINSIPNMETLWIDDDRKRNQKFTTLLKGGKCEELIKMIRSIYIDKEQKKSIGKKSYQADNEIMKEAERLVNEEFATILNISPDEVISYISSKIPK; encoded by the coding sequence ATGTTTAATATTAATGATTATATAATGTATGGAACAACAGGAGTTTGTAAAATTTCAGATATAACTAATGAGAAATTTATAAATGGAGAGCATAGAAAATATTATGTACTAACTCCTATTTATTGTAATGACACAATAATAAAGACGCCTGTAGACAATAAGAAAGTTTCTATGAGGAAAATAATATCTAAAGAAGATGCGCATTTATTAATAAATAGTATTCCTAATATGGAAACTTTATGGATTGACGATGATAGAAAAAGAAACCAAAAATTTACGACCCTGCTTAAAGGTGGAAAATGTGAAGAACTAATTAAAATGATAAGGAGTATATATATTGATAAAGAACAAAAAAAATCTATAGGAAAAAAATCATATCAAGCAGATAATGAAATTATGAAAGAAGCCGAAAGATTAGTAAATGAAGAATTTGCAACTATCTTAAATATTTCTCCAGATGAAGTCATATCATATATATCAAGTAAAATACCTAAATAA
- a CDS encoding CPBP family intramembrane glutamic endopeptidase produces the protein MSNDIKLVKKEINSFLIINFALIAFISIFIFMVKSKSDSVDFISNFAVLFMYIPAFSVIVVLKKIENYSFTPTVDKFLKVFAIATILRIIISIVEVFLIDGIILSSLIDTFVSLYLLYLTLYNESEFEILNLSITKNFKKVLFVILIFTMIKLIGLIPDFFDISSKSVNIGEIIVMGLIGLISNFLIGFNLFFGEEFGWRYFLQPRLQKLYGKKIGVLICGSIWGIWHLPLCITLYSPKTPFYCIINHLSLCIFLGIFLGYAYMKTKNLWAPILIHLVNNVISIVLIEGFETVFTPRLLLESIIYSMIFFLPFLFTKKYKENVIDKKESTDI, from the coding sequence ATGTCTAATGATATCAAACTTGTAAAAAAAGAAATAAATTCTTTTTTAATAATCAACTTTGCTCTTATTGCATTCATATCTATATTTATATTTATGGTTAAGTCAAAATCAGATAGTGTGGATTTTATATCAAATTTTGCTGTATTATTTATGTATATTCCTGCTTTTTCAGTAATAGTTGTATTAAAAAAAATTGAAAACTATAGTTTTACACCTACTGTAGATAAATTTTTAAAAGTATTTGCAATAGCAACGATTTTAAGAATTATTATTTCTATAGTTGAGGTATTTTTAATTGATGGGATTATACTTTCATCTTTAATAGACACATTTGTTTCTTTATATCTTTTATATCTTACTTTATATAATGAATCTGAATTTGAAATATTAAATTTATCTATTACAAAAAACTTTAAAAAAGTACTGTTCGTAATATTAATATTTACAATGATAAAACTAATTGGATTAATACCTGATTTTTTTGACATATCAAGTAAATCAGTAAATATAGGTGAAATCATAGTAATGGGATTAATAGGTTTAATAAGTAATTTTTTAATTGGGTTTAATTTATTTTTTGGAGAAGAATTTGGATGGAGATATTTTTTACAACCTAGACTACAAAAACTTTATGGTAAAAAAATAGGGGTATTAATATGTGGTAGTATATGGGGAATTTGGCATTTACCATTGTGTATAACTTTATACAGTCCTAAAACACCATTTTATTGTATAATTAATCATTTATCTCTTTGTATATTCTTAGGAATATTCTTAGGTTATGCTTATATGAAAACTAAAAATCTTTGGGCTCCAATATTAATTCATTTAGTAAATAATGTTATTTCAATAGTACTTATAGAAGGATTTGAGACTGTATTTACACCACGATTACTTTTGGAGAGCATTATATATAGTATGATTTTCTTTTTACCATTTTTATTTACTAAGAAGTATAAAGAGAATGTAATTGATAAGAAAGAATCAACGGATATTTAA
- a CDS encoding MFS transporter produces MENSLNTSKEMEEVNIKKAVPAVLALMIFALVIDNSFKIISADLASAFNLSATAVSWQVTLAGLVIGIGAIVYASLADSISIRNLLILGIFLICIGSLMGFIFQKSFFMIIISRIIQAAGLGSAETLYVIFVAKYFKDSEQKKYLGFSTSSFAISQVIGTLTGGYISTYLHWTVLFLIPLLTLLILPFILKYIPKEKSKGRNIDFIGFILVSSVAASLMLFVSDFNWIYLVALIIALILFVTYISKNKKAFISIEFFKNRNFISVLLVAFVIYSVQLAFIFMFPFLIEYIYNYRLDQVSLLLVPSYVLAAIVGAMSGNVAKRFGSKQCIQMAIIGIIISLVFGSLFIQTSVYVFVFVMILFSSSFAFMYAPMIDTLIKTIPKEHSGTAIGFYNFCLNIAASIGITYVAVLMETKSLGKNIMGLFNNAICIQYSNVLIALAVISVVALALYWSLIGRREKSENR; encoded by the coding sequence ATGGAAAATTCACTTAATACTTCAAAGGAGATGGAGGAGGTAAACATAAAAAAAGCAGTACCTGCGGTATTAGCTTTAATGATTTTCGCACTAGTTATAGACAACTCATTTAAAATCATTTCTGCTGATTTAGCAAGCGCTTTTAATTTATCAGCTACTGCAGTTAGTTGGCAAGTAACTTTAGCTGGATTAGTTATTGGTATAGGAGCAATTGTATATGCTTCTTTAGCAGATTCAATAAGTATTAGAAATTTATTAATACTAGGAATTTTCTTGATTTGTATTGGATCACTAATGGGATTTATTTTCCAAAAATCATTCTTTATGATAATTATTTCAAGGATAATACAAGCAGCAGGATTAGGAAGTGCTGAAACTTTATATGTAATATTTGTTGCAAAATATTTTAAAGATAGTGAACAAAAGAAATATTTAGGATTTAGTACAAGTAGTTTTGCTATATCGCAAGTAATTGGTACTCTTACAGGTGGATATATATCAACATATTTACATTGGACAGTACTTTTTTTAATTCCACTATTAACTTTATTAATACTACCATTCATATTAAAGTATATACCAAAAGAAAAATCTAAAGGGAGAAATATAGATTTTATAGGATTTATATTAGTTTCATCAGTTGCAGCATCATTAATGCTTTTTGTTTCAGACTTTAATTGGATTTACTTGGTAGCTTTAATAATTGCGCTTATATTATTTGTTACATACATAAGTAAAAATAAAAAGGCTTTTATTAGTATTGAATTCTTTAAAAATAGAAATTTTATATCAGTACTACTTGTAGCATTCGTTATATACAGTGTTCAACTTGCATTTATATTTATGTTCCCATTTTTAATTGAATACATATACAACTATAGATTAGATCAAGTTTCGCTGCTTTTAGTTCCATCTTATGTTTTAGCAGCTATTGTAGGAGCAATGTCTGGTAATGTAGCAAAAAGATTTGGAAGTAAGCAATGTATTCAAATGGCTATAATAGGCATAATAATAAGTCTTGTATTTGGTAGTTTATTTATACAAACATCAGTATACGTATTTGTATTTGTAATGATATTATTCTCTAGTTCATTCGCATTTATGTATGCTCCTATGATTGACACATTAATAAAAACAATACCTAAAGAACATTCAGGAACTGCTATTGGGTTTTATAATTTCTGTTTAAATATAGCTGCATCAATTGGTATAACATATGTAGCTGTATTAATGGAAACGAAATCTTTAGGAAAAAATATTATGGGTCTTTTCAATAATGCAATATGCATACAATATAGCAATGTATTAATAGCATTAGCAGTTATTTCTGTAGTGGCACTAGCACTATATTGGAGTTTAATTGGGAGAAGAGAAAAATCTGAAAATAGATAA
- a CDS encoding vWA domain-containing protein: protein MESYFDKQKKELYKKAEKIIDTYAVLKANHKNEKFEIDIPKDFKNEFFSLVDKVNLSLMEEKDNFYGYFLFQTSREIRFDISSPTAINFKGAKYVIYFNPIIFLDLNMRQMESTIKHEILHVLSMHLIRAKDLKGKYSTLAINMAMDIVVNKYLNNLPPYATTLENTNVKYNLKLEPYEPFEYYVEKIQTELDLQEKDEEGEVDDTRQSDDIETEYNPERTHDIWEDSSNIDEKTLKDFTEKAINNSQKGKNPEYLDSMIASLKNSKGELPWNLYLSRLMGTVESNKKKTITRRNRRQPNRLDLRGELRSHKAEIAVAIDISGSISDEEFKQAIKEVLNIVKNYNHEITIIECDNEIRRVYKVKSVKDIKERLKRRGSTKFSPVFEYANNKKVNLLVYFTDGKGEDKLKVVPRGYKILWVISGRGDRLSLREAYGTVKKLSKVEIKDNTIDMNDVRSDGYSMNNQAPIL, encoded by the coding sequence ATGGAAAGTTATTTTGATAAACAGAAAAAAGAACTTTATAAAAAAGCTGAAAAGATAATAGATACTTATGCTGTGTTAAAAGCAAATCACAAAAACGAAAAATTTGAAATAGATATCCCTAAAGATTTTAAAAATGAATTTTTTAGCTTAGTAGATAAAGTAAACTTAAGTCTTATGGAGGAAAAAGATAACTTTTATGGATATTTTCTATTTCAAACATCAAGAGAAATAAGATTTGATATAAGTAGCCCTACAGCTATAAACTTCAAAGGTGCTAAGTATGTTATATACTTTAATCCAATAATTTTTCTAGACCTTAATATGAGGCAAATGGAAAGCACAATCAAACATGAAATTCTTCATGTATTATCTATGCATCTAATAAGAGCAAAAGACTTAAAAGGAAAATATAGTACCTTAGCTATTAATATGGCTATGGATATAGTAGTAAATAAATACTTAAATAATTTGCCACCATATGCAACTACATTAGAAAATACAAATGTTAAATACAATTTAAAACTGGAGCCTTATGAACCTTTTGAATATTATGTAGAAAAAATACAAACAGAATTAGATTTACAAGAGAAAGATGAAGAAGGAGAAGTAGATGATACTCGTCAATCTGATGATATAGAAACTGAGTACAATCCAGAAAGAACTCATGATATTTGGGAGGATTCTAGTAATATAGATGAAAAAACTCTTAAAGACTTTACTGAAAAAGCTATTAATAATTCTCAAAAAGGTAAAAATCCAGAGTATTTGGATAGTATGATAGCTTCACTAAAAAATAGTAAAGGGGAATTGCCTTGGAACTTATACTTAAGTAGATTAATGGGAACAGTTGAAAGTAATAAAAAGAAAACTATAACGAGAAGAAATAGAAGACAACCAAATCGATTAGATTTAAGAGGAGAACTAAGATCTCATAAAGCTGAAATAGCTGTTGCAATTGACATAAGTGGAAGTATTAGTGATGAAGAATTTAAACAAGCTATAAAGGAAGTTCTTAATATAGTAAAAAATTATAATCATGAAATTACTATTATAGAATGTGACAATGAGATTAGACGTGTATATAAAGTTAAATCTGTAAAAGATATAAAAGAGAGATTAAAAAGAAGAGGTTCAACTAAATTTAGTCCTGTATTTGAATATGCAAATAATAAGAAGGTTAATTTATTAGTTTATTTTACTGATGGTAAAGGTGAAGATAAGTTAAAAGTTGTTCCTAGAGGATATAAAATTTTATGGGTTATATCTGGTAGAGGAGATAGACTTTCACTAAGAGAAGCTTATGGAACAGTGAAAAAACTTAGCAAAGTTGAAATAAAAGATAATACTATTGATATGAATGATGTTAGAAGCGACGGATACTCAATGAATAATCAAGCTCCAATTTTATAA
- a CDS encoding ATP-binding protein, with product MNFIETLKSVDLVLATKEVPLVVGESGIGKTALAKKLAKENDWSLIVIDGNLLKEGEIGGLPTVESYIISNSNGEEIVKKTTVYAVHNKLREIDEELSKGRSVLLFIDEINRCEHTVQQELMNLILNKEINGYKLSDDVKILAAMNPSSKYGSDFDYQVVDMDAAQENRFVWLNMEPDHNQWIKWAIGAGIEQKVIEFISTFPEYLNKINDEDVRATPRSYERVSKSYKVYKEQKDLIPRGVFLNVIKGNVGKVIAEEFISFIEADCDPLISYEDVFSGEKLNEGVVERVKSESHTRLYLTAMNILRDLESNIKSNNYDSNYDINRFVQFLKEYPIDLMVGIMKDIKNSYKSVYEKAIENEEFVKAYFESYREIRG from the coding sequence ATGAATTTTATAGAGACATTAAAAAGCGTTGACTTAGTTCTAGCTACTAAAGAAGTACCCTTAGTAGTTGGAGAAAGTGGTATAGGAAAGACCGCTTTAGCAAAAAAACTTGCAAAAGAAAATGATTGGAGTTTAATTGTTATTGATGGGAATCTACTTAAGGAAGGTGAAATAGGAGGTTTACCAACTGTAGAATCCTATATAATAAGTAATTCTAATGGAGAAGAAATTGTAAAGAAAACAACAGTATATGCTGTTCATAATAAATTAAGAGAAATTGATGAAGAACTATCAAAAGGAAGAAGTGTTCTTTTATTTATAGATGAGATAAACCGTTGTGAACATACAGTACAACAAGAACTTATGAACTTAATATTAAATAAAGAAATAAACGGTTATAAGTTAAGTGATGATGTAAAGATACTAGCGGCAATGAACCCATCAAGTAAGTACGGTTCAGATTTTGATTATCAAGTTGTAGATATGGATGCGGCTCAAGAGAATAGATTTGTTTGGTTAAATATGGAACCAGATCATAACCAATGGATAAAATGGGCAATAGGAGCTGGTATTGAACAAAAGGTTATAGAATTTATTTCTACATTCCCAGAATATTTAAATAAGATAAATGATGAAGATGTAAGAGCAACTCCAAGAAGTTATGAAAGAGTTTCTAAAAGCTACAAAGTATACAAAGAACAAAAAGATTTAATACCACGAGGTGTATTTTTAAATGTTATAAAAGGAAATGTGGGAAAGGTAATTGCAGAAGAATTTATAAGTTTTATCGAAGCTGATTGTGATCCGTTAATATCGTATGAAGATGTTTTTTCTGGAGAAAAATTAAATGAAGGTGTTGTAGAAAGAGTAAAAAGTGAAAGTCATACAAGACTTTACTTAACAGCAATGAATATTTTAAGAGATTTAGAATCTAATATTAAAAGTAATAATTATGATTCAAATTATGATATAAATAGATTTGTACAATTTTTAAAAGAATATCCTATAGATTTAATGGTAGGAATTATGAAGGATATTAAAAATAGTTATAAATCAGTTTATGAAAAAGCTATAGAAAATGAAGAGTTTGTTAAAGCTTATTTTGAATCTTATAGAGAAATAAGAGGATAG
- a CDS encoding restriction endonuclease: protein MPKLDEIREVQRKNKDINSIYNEVIYSMALRSMDEVFKSDIYGNIKSIVFNGYIEDIDLSTRQDIKPYIISSMIEKQDFRKIDLKRVDKLTCLKDAMQSRINLNSNLELKSIVPIYNYDYVNNSIISSENINLLEINPYELERLVTILFRNMGYNVEETKKSHDGGIDCFLNYNDPIIGGKVIGQVKRYKNNIDIPKLREFESVLRNSDAMKGLFISTSNFSPQCEKFALENNITLINGCTLLKYFNEYGINSYIQDKI from the coding sequence ATGCCTAAGTTAGATGAAATAAGAGAAGTACAAAGAAAAAATAAAGATATAAATAGTATATATAATGAAGTAATATACTCAATGGCTTTAAGATCTATGGATGAAGTTTTTAAGTCGGATATATATGGTAATATAAAAAGTATTGTATTTAATGGTTATATAGAAGATATAGATTTATCAACAAGACAAGATATAAAACCTTATATAATATCGTCAATGATAGAAAAACAGGATTTTAGAAAAATAGATTTAAAAAGAGTAGATAAGTTAACCTGTTTAAAAGACGCTATGCAAAGTAGAATAAACCTTAATTCAAACTTAGAACTTAAAAGCATCGTACCTATATACAATTATGATTATGTAAATAACTCTATTATAAGTAGTGAAAATATTAATCTATTAGAAATTAATCCTTATGAGTTAGAAAGGCTAGTTACTATTTTATTTAGAAATATGGGATATAATGTAGAAGAAACTAAAAAGTCTCATGATGGTGGAATTGATTGCTTTCTAAATTATAATGATCCTATAATAGGTGGTAAGGTTATAGGACAAGTAAAAAGGTATAAAAATAATATTGATATACCAAAACTTAGAGAGTTTGAATCAGTACTAAGAAATTCTGATGCTATGAAAGGATTATTTATATCTACTAGTAACTTTAGTCCACAATGTGAAAAATTTGCATTAGAGAATAATATAACTCTTATAAACGGATGTACTTTATTAAAATACTTTAATGAATATGGAATTAATTCTTATATACAAGATAAGATTTGA
- a CDS encoding cytochrome c biogenesis protein/redoxin, with product MEKLNLAVVFIEGLLSFLSPCILPILPIYLSMLSNSSIESLKNGSFAKSSLFRNTLFFTLGISTTFFILGSSVSALSSFFNTNKDFIMIIGGIIIIFMGLFYMDIIKSSFLNKEKRFQLKAKEMNPITSFLLGFAFSFGWTPCIGPILASVLIMSSSADNTSTSYLLIGVYTIGFILPFIMVSLFYNKLVKSIDKVKNNMSKIKKFGGIILIISGLVMLVHGGINKLEHSSMQNNRKSESNQSSNNKEEKTKALDFTLYDQYGKEHKLSDYKGKTIFLNLWATWCPPCRDEMPYIEELYKEYNKNIDEVVILGVASPNLGQEGDAKHVKDFLKQEGYTFPVLLDEGGSLVYQYGISSFPSTFIIDKDGYITQYVPGGMDKDTMKYLINGAK from the coding sequence ATGGAAAAATTAAACTTAGCAGTAGTATTTATAGAAGGATTATTATCATTTTTATCACCTTGCATACTACCAATACTGCCAATATATTTAAGTATGCTATCAAATAGCAGCATAGAAAGTTTAAAAAATGGTAGCTTTGCCAAAAGTTCTTTATTTAGAAATACATTATTTTTTACATTAGGTATTTCAACAACATTCTTTATATTAGGTTCATCAGTAAGTGCTTTAAGTTCATTTTTTAATACTAATAAAGATTTTATAATGATAATAGGTGGGATTATTATAATATTTATGGGATTATTTTATATGGATATTATAAAATCAAGTTTTTTAAACAAAGAAAAAAGGTTCCAGCTAAAAGCAAAGGAAATGAACCCGATAACATCATTTTTATTAGGATTTGCATTTAGTTTTGGATGGACTCCGTGTATAGGTCCTATATTAGCATCTGTACTTATTATGTCTTCAAGTGCAGATAATACATCAACTTCTTATTTACTGATAGGTGTATACACTATAGGATTTATTTTACCATTTATAATGGTTTCCTTATTCTACAATAAACTTGTTAAGAGCATAGATAAGGTTAAGAACAATATGAGCAAAATAAAAAAATTTGGAGGTATAATTCTTATAATTTCAGGACTAGTTATGCTGGTTCATGGAGGTATAAACAAATTAGAACACTCAAGTATGCAAAATAATAGGAAATCAGAAAGTAATCAAAGCTCAAATAATAAAGAAGAAAAAACAAAAGCTTTAGATTTTACATTATATGACCAATATGGAAAAGAGCATAAGTTAAGTGATTACAAAGGTAAAACTATATTTTTAAATCTATGGGCTACATGGTGTCCTCCATGTAGAGATGAGATGCCTTACATAGAAGAATTATATAAGGAGTACAATAAAAATATTGATGAAGTAGTAATTCTTGGAGTAGCTTCACCTAATCTAGGACAAGAGGGAGATGCCAAACATGTAAAAGATTTTTTAAAACAAGAAGGATATACATTCCCAGTTTTACTTGATGAAGGTGGAAGTTTAGTTTATCAGTATGGGATTAGTTCTTTTCCATCGACTTTTATAATAGATAAAGATGGATATATAACTCAATATGTTCCAGGTGGAATGGATAAAGATACTATGAAGTATCTTATAAATGGTGCTAAATAA
- a CDS encoding capping complex subunit for YIEGIA, giving the protein MNDKGFQLLAYITGEKSRVIGGASIALFEKDEELRSLLSVDLAKAMKCDVVQLKNKDYLLIKNR; this is encoded by the coding sequence ATGAATGATAAAGGATTTCAGTTGCTAGCTTATATTACAGGTGAAAAAAGTAGGGTAATTGGTGGCGCTAGTATAGCTTTGTTTGAAAAGGATGAAGAACTTAGATCTTTATTAAGTGTAGATTTAGCAAAAGCTATGAAATGTGATGTTGTACAATTAAAAAATAAAGATTATTTACTAATTAAAAATAGATAA
- a CDS encoding YIEGIA domain-containing protein yields MNVQGIISQNDVIVIATAIIMGTMARVMTLKEDYRQYPSYPNGYFTHVVLGVIAAAIGAVAIPALLAKNFTAVTFLTIAIQQFRDVRKTEISSLKSLENTEFTTRGDAYIDGIAKTFESRNYLGLTVSFITSLSMIITSNISILYRILIGICIGSITYIGIRNFTKGKQIQDIADVKIAKVDVRNSELYVDDIYITNSLGTENSRNIVRNEAMAAIITPKSNHFRITLDNYGQRQAILFEACRALGVKRYQFTRKEYNSGKVVIVLVPIIRDEEFFIKVVKETPLLENVRKSHRLMKENILNYKE; encoded by the coding sequence ATGAATGTTCAAGGTATTATATCCCAAAATGATGTTATAGTAATTGCTACAGCTATTATTATGGGAACTATGGCTAGAGTAATGACTTTAAAGGAAGACTATAGACAATATCCTAGTTATCCTAATGGATATTTTACACATGTTGTATTAGGAGTTATAGCGGCAGCTATTGGAGCAGTTGCTATTCCGGCTTTACTTGCTAAAAATTTTACTGCGGTAACTTTTTTGACAATAGCTATTCAACAATTCCGTGATGTAAGAAAAACTGAAATATCGAGTTTAAAATCTCTTGAAAATACAGAGTTTACTACAAGAGGAGATGCTTATATTGATGGAATTGCAAAAACTTTTGAATCGCGTAATTATCTAGGACTTACCGTATCATTTATAACAAGCTTATCAATGATAATAACATCAAATATATCAATACTATATAGGATTTTAATCGGAATATGCATTGGTAGTATTACATATATAGGTATACGAAATTTTACAAAAGGCAAACAAATTCAAGATATAGCTGATGTAAAAATTGCAAAAGTAGATGTTAGAAATTCAGAGTTATATGTAGATGATATTTATATAACAAATAGCTTGGGAACTGAAAATAGCAGAAATATTGTTAGGAATGAAGCAATGGCTGCTATTATTACTCCAAAGTCTAACCATTTTAGAATTACACTAGATAATTATGGACAAAGACAAGCTATTTTATTTGAAGCTTGTAGAGCTCTAGGAGTAAAAAGATATCAATTTACAAGAAAAGAATACAATAGCGGAAAAGTTGTTATTGTATTAGTTCCTATAATTAGAGATGAAGAATTTTTTATTAAAGTGGTAAAAGAAACACCATTATTAGAGAACGTAAGGAAAAGTCATAGATTAATGAAAGAAAATATTTTAAATTATAAGGAGTAA